Proteins from one Coffea arabica cultivar ET-39 chromosome 8c, Coffea Arabica ET-39 HiFi, whole genome shotgun sequence genomic window:
- the LOC113707225 gene encoding nuclear pore complex protein NUP85 isoform X2: MPGMTSDSGDHSTSVVPISPNPQPTTFPLNHGLKPPIARLSISWARGNTLRVTVLRQPQPSAANGEEEAGGKVLEVKLSDNRDGEIDDAQWRRIAYGSVTPFALLQSRKNSTSTLSKISALDSTEWWQYIMDYSREINSLLGNPKTSPSLAIEDQKTVLKDVQKPTCFKAAWELMEIFYADQHSQAWIPERLLDWLADYDCLFSGTQPTVHSELVNFQKELVTRQAVEDHPKYWEAISSTLAIGWLEIGVKLLRLHGSYDFDQLGSRETENGLVEAVAVLISKMPRLRADLGADKLGECYKNKPDFVKAWEKWQAQITKLDCSAFWLQCEHHQTRDGLKNILQTMLGNSTSLSNATFHWMELYIAHFLYIRPFTAVVLAECSKSFGSWMMAHAAELLTAGNIQAEMLLQKEQFQLGGICIEELNRLVYAQVLSSHALTWQIAPIYLSSCMKQGMGLLETVLSKQALQHDQVLLKSIEICRLYELGTVSSNLMKITAVHDWKHGKKGSGVFWLQQARDEVRLNRIAKHLFDFVGKSLSDGSFKQWEGLIELLGPESGIAGGLEFLNKYREFRRSLQQVHSGTATDAAQRAAEALISLMKNPSTPQRFWLPILYDSLKLFNWAGRPLLNVSQTNVLLNKLQELSMARLRPDFVNADLPPEALNSVRLAIATNLGRAILEE; this comes from the exons ATGCCCGGGATGACATCAGATTCCGGAGACCACTCCACTTCCGTCGTCCCGATATCCCCAAACCCCCAGCCTACAACCTTTCCTCTCAACCACGGCCTTAAACCCCCAATCGCTCGACTCTCAATTTCATGGGCGCGTGGAAACACGCTTCGCGTCACTGTTCTCCGTCAACCTCAACCGTCTGCTGCCAACGGCGAGGAAGAAGCCGGCGGTAAAGTTTTGGAAGTGAAGCTCAGCGACAACAGGGACGGCGAAATTGACGATGCTCAGTGGCGGAGGATCGCCTACGGCTCGGTAACTCCATTTGCGCTGCTTCAGAGCCGGAAGAATTCGACTTCGACTTTGTCGAAAATCTCAGCTTTGGACAGTACAGAATG GTGGCAATACATTATGGATTATAGTAGGGAGATAAATTCTCTCCTTGGTAACCCAAAGACGTCTCCTAGTTTAGCCATTGAAGATCAAAAGACAGTGCTAAAG GATGTCCAAAAGCCAACATGTTTCAAAGCTGCCTGGGAGCTGATGGAAATATTTTATGCAGACCAGCACTCTCAAGCTTGGATCCCTGAAAGGCTTCTTGATTGGTTGGCT GATTACGATTGTCTATTCTCTGGTACTCAGCCAACTGTCCATTCAGAACTTGTAAACTTTCAAAAGGAACTGGTCACTCGGCAG GCAGTTGAAGATCACCCCAAATATTGGGAAGCAATATCATCAACATTGGCAATTGGCTGGCTGGAAATTGGG GTGAAATTGCTGCGGTTGCATGGATCATATGACTTTGATCAGCTCGGGAGTCGTGAA ACTGAAAATGGATTAGTGGAAGCAGTCGCTGTGCTTATATCAAAGATGCCACGTTTGCGCGCTGATCTGGGAGCAGACAAATTAGGCGAATGTTATAAGAACAAGCCTGATTTTGTGAAG GCTTGGGAGAAATGGCAAGCACAAATAACTAAGCTGGACTGCAGTGCATTTTGGCTTCAATGTGAGCACCACCAGACAAGGGACGGGCTGAAAAATATACTTCAAACCATGCTTGGAAACTCCACTAGTTTGTCCAATGCAACATTTCATTGGATGGAGTTGTACATTGCTCATTTTTTGTACATCAGACCCTTCACTGCT GTTGTCTTAGCAGAGTGCTCAAAATCATTTGGCTCCTG GATGATGGCACATGCTGCAGAATTGTTGACAGCTGGGAACATTCAAGCTGAAATGCTTTTGCAGAAGGAACAATTTCAATTGGGGGGAATCTGCATTGAGGAGCTGAATCGACTTGTATATGCCCAAGTGCTATCTTCTCATGCCTTGACTTGGCAG ATCGCTCCAATATATTTGTCTTCCTGTATGAAACAAGGAATGGGCTTGTTGGAGACAGTATTGAGCAAGCAAGCCCTACAACATGATCAAGTACTTCTAAAG AGCATAGAGATTTGCCGCCTTTACGAACTTGGAACTGTTAGTTCTAACCTGATGAAG ATAACTGCAGTGCATGATTGGAAACATGGAAAGAAAGGTTCAGGAGTCTTCTGGCTTCAGCAAGCTCGAGATGAAGTCCGTTTAAATAGAATTGCAAAGCATTTGTTTGATTTTGTCGGAAAGTCATTATCTGATGGAAGTTTCAAG CAATGGGAAGGACTTATTGAATTGCTAGGACCTGAGTCAGGGATTGCTGGGGGACTCGAGTTTTTGAACAA GTACAGGGAATTTAGGCGTTCTCTTCAGCAGGTTCACAGTGGAACAGCTACTGATGCTGCTCAGAGAGCTGCTGAAGCCCTTATATCA CTTATGAAAAACCCCTCTACACCTCAGAGATTTTGGCTGCCAATTCTATATGATTCG TTGAAATTGTTTAACTGGGCAGGGCGTCCATTGCTTAATGTCTCACAGACTAATGTGTTGTTGAATAAACTGCAAGAGTTGTCAATGGCAAGATTGCGGCCAGATTTTGTCAATGCTGACTTGCCACCTGAAGCCTTGAACTCTGTCAGATTAGCTATTGCCACTAATCTTGGACGTGCTATTCTTGAGGAGTGA
- the LOC113707225 gene encoding nuclear pore complex protein NUP85 isoform X1: MPGMTSDSGDHSTSVVPISPNPQPTTFPLNHGLKPPIARLSISWARGNTLRVTVLRQPQPSAANGEEEAGGKVLEVKLSDNRDGEIDDAQWRRIAYGSVTPFALLQSRKNSTSTLSKISALDSTEWWQYIMDYSREINSLLGNPKTSPSLAIEDQKTVLKDVQKPTCFKAAWELMEIFYADQHSQAWIPERLLDWLADYDCLFSGTQPTVHSELVNFQKELVTRQAVEDHPKYWEAISSTLAIGWLEIGVKLLRLHGSYDFDQLGSRETENGLVEAVAVLISKMPRLRADLGADKLGECYKNKPDFVKAWEKWQAQITKLDCSAFWLQCEHHQTRDGLKNILQTMLGNSTSLSNATFHWMELYIAHFLYIRPFTAGLESMYNLAQKCMQIKPVSGHHKLIGLLIGILGENPEVVLAECSKSFGSWMMAHAAELLTAGNIQAEMLLQKEQFQLGGICIEELNRLVYAQVLSSHALTWQIAPIYLSSCMKQGMGLLETVLSKQALQHDQVLLKSIEICRLYELGTVSSNLMKITAVHDWKHGKKGSGVFWLQQARDEVRLNRIAKHLFDFVGKSLSDGSFKQWEGLIELLGPESGIAGGLEFLNKYREFRRSLQQVHSGTATDAAQRAAEALISLMKNPSTPQRFWLPILYDSLKLFNWAGRPLLNVSQTNVLLNKLQELSMARLRPDFVNADLPPEALNSVRLAIATNLGRAILEE; the protein is encoded by the exons ATGCCCGGGATGACATCAGATTCCGGAGACCACTCCACTTCCGTCGTCCCGATATCCCCAAACCCCCAGCCTACAACCTTTCCTCTCAACCACGGCCTTAAACCCCCAATCGCTCGACTCTCAATTTCATGGGCGCGTGGAAACACGCTTCGCGTCACTGTTCTCCGTCAACCTCAACCGTCTGCTGCCAACGGCGAGGAAGAAGCCGGCGGTAAAGTTTTGGAAGTGAAGCTCAGCGACAACAGGGACGGCGAAATTGACGATGCTCAGTGGCGGAGGATCGCCTACGGCTCGGTAACTCCATTTGCGCTGCTTCAGAGCCGGAAGAATTCGACTTCGACTTTGTCGAAAATCTCAGCTTTGGACAGTACAGAATG GTGGCAATACATTATGGATTATAGTAGGGAGATAAATTCTCTCCTTGGTAACCCAAAGACGTCTCCTAGTTTAGCCATTGAAGATCAAAAGACAGTGCTAAAG GATGTCCAAAAGCCAACATGTTTCAAAGCTGCCTGGGAGCTGATGGAAATATTTTATGCAGACCAGCACTCTCAAGCTTGGATCCCTGAAAGGCTTCTTGATTGGTTGGCT GATTACGATTGTCTATTCTCTGGTACTCAGCCAACTGTCCATTCAGAACTTGTAAACTTTCAAAAGGAACTGGTCACTCGGCAG GCAGTTGAAGATCACCCCAAATATTGGGAAGCAATATCATCAACATTGGCAATTGGCTGGCTGGAAATTGGG GTGAAATTGCTGCGGTTGCATGGATCATATGACTTTGATCAGCTCGGGAGTCGTGAA ACTGAAAATGGATTAGTGGAAGCAGTCGCTGTGCTTATATCAAAGATGCCACGTTTGCGCGCTGATCTGGGAGCAGACAAATTAGGCGAATGTTATAAGAACAAGCCTGATTTTGTGAAG GCTTGGGAGAAATGGCAAGCACAAATAACTAAGCTGGACTGCAGTGCATTTTGGCTTCAATGTGAGCACCACCAGACAAGGGACGGGCTGAAAAATATACTTCAAACCATGCTTGGAAACTCCACTAGTTTGTCCAATGCAACATTTCATTGGATGGAGTTGTACATTGCTCATTTTTTGTACATCAGACCCTTCACTGCT GGTTTAGAAAGCATGTACAACTTAGCTCAAAAGTGCATGCAGATAAAACCAGTTTCTGGTCACCATAAATTGATTGGACTTCTAATTGGAATTCTTGGCGAAAATCCAGAG GTTGTCTTAGCAGAGTGCTCAAAATCATTTGGCTCCTG GATGATGGCACATGCTGCAGAATTGTTGACAGCTGGGAACATTCAAGCTGAAATGCTTTTGCAGAAGGAACAATTTCAATTGGGGGGAATCTGCATTGAGGAGCTGAATCGACTTGTATATGCCCAAGTGCTATCTTCTCATGCCTTGACTTGGCAG ATCGCTCCAATATATTTGTCTTCCTGTATGAAACAAGGAATGGGCTTGTTGGAGACAGTATTGAGCAAGCAAGCCCTACAACATGATCAAGTACTTCTAAAG AGCATAGAGATTTGCCGCCTTTACGAACTTGGAACTGTTAGTTCTAACCTGATGAAG ATAACTGCAGTGCATGATTGGAAACATGGAAAGAAAGGTTCAGGAGTCTTCTGGCTTCAGCAAGCTCGAGATGAAGTCCGTTTAAATAGAATTGCAAAGCATTTGTTTGATTTTGTCGGAAAGTCATTATCTGATGGAAGTTTCAAG CAATGGGAAGGACTTATTGAATTGCTAGGACCTGAGTCAGGGATTGCTGGGGGACTCGAGTTTTTGAACAA GTACAGGGAATTTAGGCGTTCTCTTCAGCAGGTTCACAGTGGAACAGCTACTGATGCTGCTCAGAGAGCTGCTGAAGCCCTTATATCA CTTATGAAAAACCCCTCTACACCTCAGAGATTTTGGCTGCCAATTCTATATGATTCG TTGAAATTGTTTAACTGGGCAGGGCGTCCATTGCTTAATGTCTCACAGACTAATGTGTTGTTGAATAAACTGCAAGAGTTGTCAATGGCAAGATTGCGGCCAGATTTTGTCAATGCTGACTTGCCACCTGAAGCCTTGAACTCTGTCAGATTAGCTATTGCCACTAATCTTGGACGTGCTATTCTTGAGGAGTGA
- the LOC113706133 gene encoding inositol-tetrakisphosphate 1-kinase 1-like — MNLINFLNHQQLTLGIESLLLSTRALTSMTPSPVPAASPHHALDMPFNIYKEVLLIFPGQFQSDFSKQATFFYSDLQAGCGIISRFFVIFGLPSPLEFSVITKPLLADGIASSHRMSLVFNQQGLKQLKEEEEEALFVLQKFVNHGGGVFKVYVVGNYVQCVKRRSLPNNLMDDDDDKPLGRLEASHRNLLTYSQVSNLTAAAASFSSSSKNNDEQQQEDVKEEEATAQMSPVSFLTCLAKALRNALGLHLFNFDIIRDSRSGNRYLVIDINYFLGYAKMPSYKTVIDILEVTYSY; from the exons ATGAATCTGATTAATTTCCTGAACCACCAGCAGTTGACTTTGGGCATTGAGTCCTTACTCCTTTCGACAAGAGCGCTTACTTCTATGACACCATCGCCGGTGCCGGCTGCTTCTCCGCACCATGCCCTGGATATGCCATTTAACATTT ATAAAGAAGTCCTCTTGATATTCCCAGGGCAATTTCAAAGTGATTTTTCCAAGCAAGCAACTTTTTTCTACTCTGATCTGCAGGCAGGATGTGGTATTATCAGTAGAttctttgttattttt GGATTGCCTAGCCCTCTCGAGTTTTCGGTGATCACGAAACCTTTGCTCGCCGATGGCATTGCCAGCTCTCACCGGATGTCCTTGGTCTTCAATCAGCAAGGATTGAAGCAActaaaggaggaggaggaagaggcaTTATTTGTACTGCAAAAGTTTGTGAACCATGGCGGCGGCGTCTTCAAAGTCTATGTTGTTGGGAACTACGTGCAATGTGTCAAACGGAGGTCTTTACCAAACAACCTCATGGATGACGATGACGACAAACCATTGGGAAGATTAGAGGCCTCCCACCGCAATCTGTTGACCTATTCCCAAGTTTCAAATCTTACCGCCGCCGCCGCATCTTTTTCTTCGTCTTCTAAGAACAATGATGAGCAGCAGCAGGAGGATGTGAAAGAGGAGGAGGCAACCGCACAAATGTCTCCGGTGAGTTTCCTTACCTGCTTGGCCAAGGCCTTGAGGAATGCCTTGGGCTTGCATCTCTTCAACTTTGACATAATCAGGGACAGTCGATCTGGGAATCGGTACCTTGTCATTGATATTAACTACTTTCTCGGTTATGCTAAGATGCCCTCCTATAAGACTGTCATTGATATTCTGGAAGTAACATATTCATATTGA